In one window of Methanolobus mangrovi DNA:
- a CDS encoding AI-2E family transporter: protein MALTTNSKVWSIMFLVFVFLSVFFFILFHFEDLFIVLIIGSILVLVTDRTFMIFNKRFGDKSLWARRIYAIILLSIVVFLFSIFMLSQLSDMNSLVSSQEDYESGITNLFSTYGDLFAPQNRNLDGAPNGSAGPILSGEDMRSIGDYIFSFFSSIISRLSYFLFTGLLIIPMMFRLYFSKKNVIVNDLIGFFPLKYQDCVDSSIYDIGRRLGDFFSAKILESVIVGVICCIGFYLAGINGWFFLGALAGLLNIVPYIGPVVGAIPAVIVGFIVSPTTALFAVITVIIAQLVDNLYLIPYMISGKVAVNPLLSILLTLIFADMLGALGMILAIPIYIVYKVVLTEFYHELLKIYPDE from the coding sequence ATGGCATTAACTACAAATTCCAAAGTATGGAGCATAATGTTCCTTGTTTTTGTATTTTTAAGTGTTTTTTTCTTCATACTTTTCCATTTTGAAGACCTGTTCATTGTTCTTATCATAGGCTCCATACTTGTCCTGGTAACTGACAGGACTTTTATGATATTCAATAAACGCTTTGGGGACAAATCGTTATGGGCCAGAAGGATATATGCGATCATACTTCTGTCCATTGTTGTTTTTCTCTTCTCCATATTCATGCTGAGCCAGCTGTCTGATATGAACTCGCTGGTAAGTTCGCAGGAAGATTATGAATCAGGTATAACGAATCTTTTTTCCACGTATGGTGATTTGTTTGCTCCTCAAAATAGGAATTTGGATGGAGCTCCAAATGGTAGTGCAGGGCCAATACTTTCCGGTGAGGACATGAGATCGATTGGAGATTATATATTCAGTTTCTTCTCTTCCATTATATCCAGATTATCTTATTTCCTTTTCACTGGTCTACTGATAATACCTATGATGTTCCGTCTTTATTTTTCAAAGAAGAATGTGATAGTCAATGATCTTATCGGATTCTTTCCTCTGAAGTATCAGGACTGTGTGGATTCATCTATTTATGATATTGGAAGAAGGCTTGGTGATTTCTTCTCTGCCAAGATACTCGAAAGTGTTATTGTCGGTGTGATATGCTGTATCGGTTTCTATCTTGCAGGTATCAACGGATGGTTTTTCCTGGGTGCTCTTGCAGGCCTGCTTAACATTGTGCCATATATAGGTCCGGTAGTTGGTGCCATTCCGGCAGTGATAGTTGGTTTTATTGTCAGTCCTACCACTGCATTGTTTGCAGTCATTACTGTCATCATCGCCCAGCTTGTGGATAATCTCTATCTGATTCCTTATATGATATCGGGAAAAGTTGCTGTAAATCCTTTACTCAGTATCCTGCTTACCCTTATCTTTGCTGATATGCTGGGCGCTCTGGGGATGATACTTGCCATTCCTATATACATTGTTTACAAGGTAGTATTAACTGAGTTTTATCATGAACTGTTGAAGATATATCCTGATGAGTAA
- a CDS encoding DUF169 domain-containing protein translates to MNNEEIQRLGKELRDVLNISTSPVAVHLVKADEEIPEGIPHIGETTRHCQMVDNSRRLGTQFYSLLDDQMCKGGAAVMGLTEMSPKLKSGEVYYNLNHFASLEAAKSTMEKVPMVGANSIKAIVYSPLEKATFKPDVILVIAKPKQVMELSQALLQKNGGRVNAGFAGKQSVCADGVAYPYLTGEAGVTIGCSGSRKYTEIQDEEMIMSVPVDMLPALVESAKSMFGSYAC, encoded by the coding sequence ATGAACAACGAAGAAATTCAGAGATTAGGTAAAGAGCTCAGAGACGTCCTTAATATCAGTACTTCCCCAGTTGCAGTCCATCTGGTAAAGGCAGATGAAGAGATTCCTGAAGGTATACCACATATAGGTGAAACCACAAGGCACTGCCAGATGGTAGACAACTCAAGGAGACTTGGTACCCAGTTCTATTCTTTACTTGATGACCAGATGTGTAAAGGTGGAGCTGCTGTTATGGGTCTGACTGAAATGAGTCCAAAACTCAAGTCCGGTGAAGTTTATTATAATTTGAACCACTTTGCTTCCCTTGAAGCTGCAAAGTCAACTATGGAGAAGGTTCCTATGGTGGGGGCAAATTCTATAAAGGCTATTGTCTATTCCCCTCTTGAGAAAGCTACATTCAAACCTGATGTTATCCTTGTTATTGCCAAACCGAAGCAGGTCATGGAACTTTCACAGGCTCTTCTCCAAAAGAATGGTGGACGTGTGAATGCAGGATTTGCAGGTAAGCAGAGTGTATGTGCAGACGGTGTTGCCTATCCATACCTTACCGGCGAAGCAGGAGTGACCATTGGTTGCAGTGGAAGCAGGAAATATACTGAGATACAGGATGAGGAAATGATAATGAGTGTTCCTGTAGACATGTTACCTGCTCTTGTAGAGTCTGCAAAATCAATGTTCGGCAGCTACGCCTGTTAA
- a CDS encoding radical SAM protein, producing MKTRIIYGPILSRRLGRSLGIDVIKNSETKKNCNFDCVYCQLGHVDYKIADPKDVKGAVSAKEVIEGIRSYHRNIDDLDYITFSGTCEPTLNSDLGKMIKGVKDVSKHPVCVITNSSLVDKEDVRTNIAGADMVVATLVSGYEETFKAINRPAEGIELENIITGLQAIMNMEKRPKLGIEVMLVDSTIDFPINCTDKEIGRLIEVLMEINPDEIEILTVSRPPAENYIISVSEKRLKEIASRFDEVFGKERVKLVLKGLKRKRSRMKHENTEEEVYDLILRRPCTFKQISASLGIDEQTLKPIIDKLISAKSIIESEDANDKYYKAS from the coding sequence ATGAAAACAAGAATCATCTATGGGCCAATCCTTTCAAGAAGACTTGGAAGATCACTTGGTATTGACGTAATCAAAAATTCCGAAACTAAAAAGAATTGCAACTTCGATTGTGTCTATTGCCAGCTTGGGCATGTGGATTACAAAATTGCAGATCCAAAAGATGTAAAAGGAGCAGTTTCAGCCAAAGAAGTCATTGAAGGCATCAGGTCATACCACAGGAACATTGACGATCTTGACTACATTACCTTTTCAGGAACCTGCGAACCCACATTAAACTCTGACCTTGGAAAAATGATAAAAGGTGTCAAAGATGTCAGCAAACATCCAGTTTGTGTGATTACAAATTCTTCACTTGTTGATAAAGAAGATGTGCGCACTAATATTGCTGGAGCAGATATGGTCGTAGCAACGCTTGTATCAGGTTATGAAGAAACATTCAAGGCAATCAACCGGCCTGCTGAAGGTATTGAACTTGAGAATATCATCACCGGACTGCAGGCTATAATGAACATGGAAAAACGTCCAAAGCTTGGAATTGAAGTAATGCTTGTTGATTCCACGATAGATTTCCCTATTAATTGCACAGACAAAGAGATTGGCAGACTGATAGAAGTCCTCATGGAAATCAATCCCGATGAAATAGAAATACTCACTGTTAGCAGACCACCGGCAGAGAACTATATCATTTCTGTATCAGAAAAAAGGCTGAAGGAAATTGCATCCAGATTTGATGAAGTTTTTGGAAAAGAGCGTGTCAAACTGGTACTTAAGGGCCTGAAAAGAAAACGTTCAAGAATGAAACATGAAAATACAGAAGAAGAGGTCTATGACCTCATACTAAGAAGACCCTGCACCTTTAAGCAAATATCTGCATCACTTGGAATAGATGAACAAACTCTTAAACCAATTATTGATAAATTGATATCAGCAAAAAGTATAATCGAATCAGAAGATGCAAATGACAAATATTACAAAGCATCCTGA
- a CDS encoding MBL fold metallo-hydrolase gives MKLTVIYDNEAKEGLQSGWGFACLIETEDHNILFDTGWDGHVLLENMNRLSIDPESIDILVLSHQHWDHIGGVTTFLNRNPDINVYVPSSFSPRLKKEITSRISKKLYGIGSPEKICEHVYTTGELEKPGTGIKEQSLVLECEPGNYVLTGCAHPGMLLIIDKASSFGNITGVLGGLHDSQEYGVFKDMQFIGAGHCTSHKDVIRKMYPEKFQKISAGYSIEI, from the coding sequence ATGAAACTTACCGTGATTTATGACAACGAAGCGAAGGAAGGCCTGCAAAGTGGCTGGGGATTTGCCTGTTTGATAGAGACAGAAGACCATAACATACTTTTTGATACCGGATGGGATGGACATGTGCTTCTTGAAAACATGAACAGATTATCAATTGACCCGGAATCTATAGATATTCTTGTCCTTTCACACCAGCACTGGGACCATATCGGTGGTGTGACCACATTTCTGAACAGAAATCCGGATATCAATGTATATGTTCCATCAAGTTTTTCTCCCCGTCTTAAAAAAGAGATCACATCAAGGATAAGTAAAAAACTCTATGGCATAGGCTCTCCTGAGAAAATATGCGAACATGTGTACACAACCGGTGAATTGGAAAAACCCGGAACTGGCATTAAAGAACAGTCTCTGGTACTTGAATGTGAACCAGGGAATTATGTCCTTACAGGTTGTGCTCATCCGGGTATGCTATTGATAATCGATAAAGCATCTTCTTTTGGCAATATCACCGGTGTCCTTGGTGGACTACATGATAGCCAGGAGTATGGAGTATTCAAAGATATGCAATTCATTGGAGCAGGGCATTGTACATCACATAAGGATGTAATCAGAAAAATGTATCCTGAAAAGTTCCAGAAGATATCTGCCGGATATTCCATAGAAATCTAA
- a CDS encoding DUF1847 domain-containing protein, which produces MECAHCDDKMCREGKDCAGITDDINYEGNELESMKTSAAIEARYYMQKTRLEEIILYAKELGYNKLGLAFCVGLEKEAKVIHKILENDFDVFSVCCKVSSIDKEDYELEKLHPDTFDPTCNPIGQAMMLEKKGTQLNIIIGLCIGHDILFTQHSVAPVTTLIVKDRVLAHNPAGAIYSGYYLKKNFGITD; this is translated from the coding sequence ATGGAATGTGCTCATTGTGATGATAAAATGTGCCGGGAAGGCAAGGACTGTGCAGGTATAACTGATGACATCAATTATGAAGGAAATGAACTTGAATCAATGAAAACATCCGCTGCGATCGAAGCCCGGTACTATATGCAAAAAACAAGGCTCGAAGAGATAATCCTCTATGCAAAAGAGCTGGGTTATAATAAACTGGGACTTGCTTTTTGTGTAGGATTGGAAAAGGAAGCAAAAGTTATCCATAAAATACTTGAAAATGACTTTGATGTCTTTTCCGTATGTTGTAAGGTCTCCAGCATAGACAAGGAGGATTATGAACTGGAAAAACTCCATCCTGATACCTTTGATCCAACCTGTAACCCAATAGGCCAGGCTATGATGCTGGAAAAGAAAGGTACTCAGCTAAACATAATAATAGGCCTGTGCATCGGCCATGATATTTTATTCACCCAGCATTCTGTGGCTCCGGTAACTACCCTGATAGTCAAGGACCGCGTACTTGCACATAATCCTGCAGGAGCCATCTACTCAGGTTACTATCTAAAGAAGAATTTTGGAATCACAGATTGA
- a CDS encoding cupin domain-containing protein, with protein sequence MKGFSINIEDATLENNNFRKVLYTSKHSQLVLMSLRPMEDIGMEVHEENDQFFRFESGQGKCIIDGNEYELGDGVAVVVPAGAQHNIINTSETEELKLYTIYSPAHHKDGIVRATKEEAEANEADFDGTTTE encoded by the coding sequence ATGAAAGGATTCTCTATCAATATCGAAGATGCCACTTTAGAAAACAATAATTTTCGTAAAGTTCTCTACACCTCAAAGCACAGCCAACTGGTACTTATGAGCCTAAGGCCCATGGAAGATATCGGGATGGAAGTGCATGAGGAAAATGATCAGTTCTTCCGTTTTGAGAGTGGACAGGGAAAGTGCATAATTGACGGCAATGAATATGAACTGGGTGATGGGGTTGCAGTGGTAGTACCAGCAGGCGCGCAGCACAACATCATCAACACTTCGGAAACGGAGGAACTTAAACTCTATACTATCTATTCACCGGCACACCACAAAGATGGAATCGTGCGCGCCACGAAGGAAGAAGCTGAAGCCAATGAAGCGGACTTCGACGGAACAACTACGGAATAA
- a CDS encoding DUF169 domain-containing protein, whose amino-acid sequence MDFQGVGNMNNAEISEKLVKMLELRYEPVAVKIIRKGEKIPDGFKEPETNIRHCQSIMRARKGESFVIPASKHACVVGASSLGLVPIPPKVKEGEFHANIGMFDCSDAAANMINQRSEFEEGSTIATVVGPLKDFDIEPDVVILVDVPETLYWLVPAATFFEGGRQAFSTAAFQATCVDSTIIPIVSGNVNMSLGCFGCRRSTDIRNDEMIAGIPYENLEKMIEALEKIHEGPMQKARQK is encoded by the coding sequence ATGGATTTTCAGGGAGTTGGAAACATGAACAATGCAGAGATATCAGAGAAACTCGTTAAGATGCTTGAACTCAGATATGAGCCAGTTGCAGTGAAGATTATAAGGAAAGGAGAAAAAATTCCGGACGGGTTTAAGGAACCTGAAACCAATATAAGACACTGCCAGTCAATAATGAGGGCAAGGAAAGGAGAATCTTTTGTAATTCCTGCCAGTAAACATGCATGTGTCGTCGGTGCTTCAAGTCTTGGACTGGTACCAATACCACCCAAAGTTAAAGAAGGAGAGTTCCATGCGAATATAGGTATGTTCGACTGTAGTGATGCTGCTGCAAATATGATAAACCAGCGCTCTGAATTTGAAGAGGGAAGCACTATTGCCACGGTTGTTGGTCCTTTGAAAGACTTTGATATTGAACCTGATGTAGTCATACTTGTTGATGTTCCAGAAACTCTTTACTGGCTTGTCCCTGCAGCAACCTTCTTTGAAGGAGGACGGCAGGCTTTCAGCACAGCAGCCTTCCAGGCCACATGTGTGGATTCCACGATAATTCCAATTGTCTCAGGAAACGTGAACATGAGTCTAGGATGCTTCGGATGTCGTAGATCAACAGACATCAGGAATGATGAAATGATAGCAGGCATCCCTTATGAAAACCTTGAGAAAATGATAGAAGCTCTTGAGAAAATCCATGAAGGCCCGATGCAAAAAGCGAGACAAAAATGA
- the cfbA gene encoding sirohydrochlorin nickelochelatase, which yields MSEKIGILAIGHGSRLPYNNQVVTEIANMIAENHPEYVVKAGFMENSEPTVEEALMSFEGTGVTTIAAAPVFLASGIHITEDIPAILKLDPETNEGELELDGQKVRIVYAKPLGSDKLIAELIFKRAQEVL from the coding sequence ATGAGTGAAAAAATCGGAATTTTAGCTATTGGACACGGCAGCAGATTACCATACAACAACCAGGTAGTTACAGAGATCGCTAACATGATTGCAGAGAACCACCCTGAATATGTTGTGAAAGCAGGATTCATGGAGAACAGCGAACCTACCGTAGAAGAGGCACTCATGTCCTTTGAAGGTACAGGTGTCACAACCATCGCTGCAGCACCAGTATTCCTTGCATCAGGCATCCACATCACAGAAGACATCCCTGCAATCCTCAAACTGGACCCTGAGACAAACGAAGGTGAACTCGAACTCGATGGTCAGAAGGTCAGGATCGTCTACGCAAAGCCTCTTGGAAGCGACAAGCTCATTGCAGAGCTCATCTTCAAGAGAGCACAGGAAGTCCTTTAA
- the fdhD gene encoding formate dehydrogenase accessory sulfurtransferase FdhD, which yields MSEKWYSERNRKTEVFRKDEEDISSPFYVPMKCLEITENSKQHINVDVIVEERFDLFVNNVHITTFFASPMELEELALGFLVCEGFIEPDTKVDSIRIEDRCIFCEIEINIPELEELIHLERCGTTSYRKDVIKHINSDAKFTTGAIIRAVGQLKEVGRIWHRTGGAHTSIICDNQGEVLFFCEDVGRACSVDKVVGKALLNGTDLSECALVTTGRLASTMVSKAVNAGIPLVASKGATVREAVELAEKAGIALVAFVRGKNLYVYAGEGRIQTE from the coding sequence ATGAGTGAGAAATGGTACTCAGAAAGGAACAGAAAGACTGAGGTCTTTCGAAAGGATGAGGAAGATATTTCCTCTCCCTTTTACGTCCCTATGAAGTGCCTGGAAATCACTGAGAACAGTAAACAACACATCAATGTGGACGTTATTGTTGAGGAAAGGTTTGACCTTTTCGTGAATAACGTTCATATAACTACTTTTTTTGCAAGCCCGATGGAACTTGAAGAGCTTGCGCTTGGATTTCTCGTCTGCGAGGGATTCATAGAACCTGATACAAAGGTTGATTCGATCAGGATAGAAGATAGATGCATTTTTTGCGAAATTGAAATTAACATTCCTGAACTGGAAGAATTAATACATCTTGAACGATGCGGAACAACATCATATCGCAAGGATGTTATCAAACACATTAATTCTGATGCTAAATTTACTACCGGTGCCATTATTCGTGCAGTAGGCCAGTTAAAAGAAGTAGGAAGGATATGGCACAGGACCGGAGGAGCGCACACATCCATCATTTGCGACAATCAGGGAGAAGTACTCTTTTTCTGCGAGGATGTGGGAAGAGCATGCTCCGTGGACAAGGTTGTTGGCAAAGCTCTGCTGAATGGTACTGACCTTTCAGAATGCGCCCTTGTAACTACTGGCAGACTGGCATCCACCATGGTATCTAAAGCTGTGAACGCAGGCATCCCCCTTGTTGCAAGCAAGGGTGCCACTGTGCGTGAGGCTGTGGAACTGGCAGAGAAGGCAGGGATTGCGCTGGTGGCTTTTGTGAGAGGGAAGAATTTGTATGTTTATGCTGGGGAAGGAAGGATTCAGACTGAATGA
- a CDS encoding formylmethanofuran dehydrogenase subunit B, translating into MVYKNIICPVCGGSCDDVQVDLDVKNGTIDVQNACKMGNAKFQEVVSHHRILKPTIRENGKVKDVSWDEALEMAADILVNSKKPFFFLGSETSCEAQEVGLHIAEYLGGMADSNATICHGPTVMGIQESGMVGATAGQAKNRADMIVYWGVNALESMPRHMSRYGVFPRGYWTKRGRFDRTMVTVDPRETPTTAASDMHLQLNPNSDYELLSAMFTILNGKEPHPSVEEVTGIPISVMKQTVEMMKESNFVAIYVGLGVSSSYGKHRNIEIALNFVKEMNNYTKCNIGALRGHCNVAGFNQLASYLYGYPFGLDFTKGYPRYNPGETTCVDLLREKDVDAAFVMSADLMDHIPAQSAKYLADIPMICLDIAPCPSTTAADVVLPGVIDAMECDGTFYRLDNVPVYFEPFTDSPFPETKSNEDTLKQLFAKVKAKKEA; encoded by the coding sequence ATGGTCTACAAGAACATTATCTGTCCGGTTTGCGGAGGTTCATGTGATGACGTTCAGGTAGATCTGGATGTCAAGAACGGTACAATAGATGTCCAGAATGCATGCAAGATGGGTAACGCCAAATTCCAGGAAGTTGTAAGTCATCACAGGATCCTTAAACCAACCATCAGAGAGAATGGTAAGGTAAAGGACGTAAGCTGGGACGAAGCACTGGAGATGGCAGCAGACATCCTTGTAAATTCAAAGAAGCCATTCTTCTTCCTTGGAAGCGAAACATCCTGTGAAGCTCAGGAAGTAGGACTTCACATTGCCGAATACCTTGGTGGAATGGCAGACTCAAACGCAACTATCTGCCACGGACCAACTGTCATGGGTATTCAGGAATCCGGTATGGTAGGAGCTACCGCCGGTCAGGCAAAGAACAGAGCTGACATGATCGTATACTGGGGTGTCAACGCACTGGAATCCATGCCAAGACACATGTCAAGGTATGGTGTCTTCCCAAGAGGATACTGGACCAAGAGAGGACGCTTTGACAGGACCATGGTCACAGTGGACCCAAGGGAAACCCCTACAACCGCTGCATCAGACATGCACCTTCAGCTTAACCCAAACTCTGACTACGAGCTCCTTAGTGCTATGTTCACAATCCTTAACGGAAAGGAACCACACCCATCCGTCGAGGAAGTTACAGGAATTCCAATTTCAGTAATGAAGCAGACCGTTGAAATGATGAAGGAATCAAACTTCGTCGCTATATACGTAGGTCTTGGTGTCTCATCCTCATACGGTAAGCACAGGAACATTGAGATCGCACTGAACTTCGTCAAAGAGATGAACAATTACACCAAGTGTAACATCGGTGCTCTTAGAGGCCACTGTAATGTAGCAGGATTCAACCAGCTTGCATCCTACCTTTACGGTTACCCATTCGGACTTGACTTTACAAAGGGATACCCAAGGTACAACCCTGGAGAGACAACCTGTGTAGACCTGCTCAGGGAGAAGGACGTCGACGCTGCATTTGTCATGTCAGCAGACCTGATGGACCACATTCCTGCACAGAGTGCAAAGTACCTTGCAGACATACCAATGATCTGCCTGGATATTGCACCATGTCCATCTACTACTGCAGCAGACGTGGTTCTGCCTGGTGTAATTGATGCTATGGAATGTGACGGTACGTTCTACAGGCTCGACAATGTGCCTGTATACTTCGAGCCATTCACAGACTCACCATTCCCTGAAACAAAGAGCAATGAGGACACCCTTAAACAGCTCTTTGCAAAGGTAAAGGCCAAAAAGGAAGCATGA
- a CDS encoding molybdopterin dinucleotide binding domain-containing protein: MEALLNTGSTIDEGRLAKGGSKYTDDYTKECAVCWMCAEDFAYLGCPEKVAVISRDRKYSVAVSTKVTEAMRSGQVFIPRSIWANVVVEPDTFSTGSPRYKGSPVFVEPTDDEILSAEEVVLKMYMGGE; this comes from the coding sequence ATGGAAGCATTACTCAATACAGGTAGTACAATCGATGAAGGTAGACTTGCAAAAGGTGGAAGCAAGTACACCGACGATTACACAAAGGAATGTGCGGTCTGCTGGATGTGTGCAGAAGACTTCGCATATCTTGGATGCCCTGAAAAAGTGGCAGTCATATCAAGAGATAGAAAATACTCAGTTGCAGTTAGCACAAAAGTGACTGAAGCAATGAGATCCGGTCAGGTATTCATACCAAGGTCCATCTGGGCAAATGTAGTTGTTGAGCCTGACACATTCTCAACCGGTTCACCACGTTACAAGGGAAGCCCTGTTTTTGTTGAACCTACAGACGACGAGATCCTCAGCGCCGAGGAAGTTGTCCTGAAGATGTACATGGGAGGCGAATAA
- a CDS encoding formylmethanofuran dehydrogenase subunit C — MADVILKPIGNFDLTVEAEVVTPDNFAGKTADEIGKVLVWQGPAEYPLTDFFTVEGNGGSSAEDTTIIVDGDVPRVKRIGQQMTAGKILIKGSAGMHVGSGMEGGEIIVEGDAESWAGMEMKGGSIHIKGNTKDHVGCAYRGSWKGMTGGRITVDGDAVSQVGGGLSGGEIIINGNVKHFCGIRISSGLIVVKGNAVRTVGAEMTGGTIVVGGCIERFTPGFELVDIESDLKFNDIECPGEYKKFTGDYAIPQKGKGTLYVSCDNNECL; from the coding sequence ATGGCAGACGTAATTCTTAAACCAATAGGAAATTTCGACCTTACCGTAGAGGCAGAGGTTGTCACACCTGACAACTTTGCCGGAAAAACTGCCGATGAGATTGGAAAAGTACTCGTGTGGCAGGGACCTGCAGAGTACCCACTCACTGATTTCTTTACAGTTGAAGGAAACGGTGGAAGCTCAGCAGAAGATACTACCATCATAGTAGATGGAGACGTTCCAAGAGTAAAGCGTATCGGACAACAGATGACAGCCGGTAAAATCCTTATCAAAGGCTCTGCAGGAATGCATGTAGGCTCTGGAATGGAAGGCGGAGAGATCATCGTAGAAGGTGACGCTGAATCATGGGCCGGAATGGAAATGAAAGGCGGCTCCATCCATATTAAAGGAAACACAAAGGACCACGTTGGCTGTGCATACCGCGGTAGCTGGAAAGGCATGACCGGCGGGCGCATCACCGTTGATGGAGATGCTGTAAGCCAGGTTGGCGGCGGCCTTAGTGGCGGAGAGATAATTATTAACGGTAATGTCAAACACTTCTGCGGAATCCGCATTAGCTCTGGACTTATCGTTGTAAAAGGAAACGCTGTCAGAACCGTTGGAGCAGAAATGACCGGCGGTACCATTGTTGTAGGTGGATGTATTGAGAGATTCACCCCTGGATTTGAGCTTGTAGACATTGAGTCTGACCTCAAGTTCAACGACATCGAGTGCCCCGGAGAATACAAGAAGTTCACAGGCGACTATGCCATCCCACAGAAGGGAAAAGGTACACTATATGTATCCTGTGACAACAACGAGTGTCTGTGA